Proteins co-encoded in one Hymenobacter swuensis DY53 genomic window:
- a CDS encoding MSEP-CTERM sorting domain-containing protein, with protein sequence MRNLLHPKWLLLLNTAAVIVLALLCYGQFAVIRSLLPAGSVSTWSWLGGALAGVALSTLGYALGQWRRQQEVSTLYCLLTLVGYSALICIGVSLDTELLPRDVPRWMVPTDPLVYLITFLMPTLAHAGYALVVRLTPAGKDYSVLTNVGLALAAPLSWLVLIMLPGGLLLGSILPDWLGSGLLVTGLVVGTVMFLFYLVRVVYILDLRRGEYGQEFSLLWKILLGIVLPLLGLMVNNGLFWGNFGGTETGIFGNFSSPWFYGLAVLNGMLLCLPASPNRWLHLLLLFGRSVLLGYTFYFFLVFLPFLPLALLAVILIGTGFLMLTPLVLLLVHVRELAADWEQLRLAFSGRVLLVVLLSGVCTLPLFITARYLADRHTLHQALDYRYAPDYTCRYTLNEHALARTLGVVKQHKDRNSGGGPFGSHVPYLSLYFNWLVLDNLTLSDTKIADLEQVFLGELPEKTEQAARPFAVPAPAAPVLTDVITKSTYDARQQAWVSQVELRVANTDTTQRAGEYTTTLDLPPGCWVGDYYLDMNGRREHGILAEKKAAAWVYAQILNETQVRDPGLLAYRNNRQLSLRVYPVTGQTPRVTGMQLLHKEPVTLLLDGREVRLGTAASVPVTVPVVANGGDVVYMSGAAKQRLPLVRRRPYFHFLLDVSERQQQQKQAYARRLEQQFGAGVLTDTATRFTLVDAYATPVAAGANWKQELANHEHTGGFYLDGALRQLLVQAFLRPRATYPVPVVVTDNLAAAVLGADLAEFQAAYPESDRFYVLDANSHLTAHSLRHEAGRVLSEVAAGTSLPAPASLVRAWPTAAQPQAYLADDTLAEIVLVHPVAPMRPALAAGGRWQTGLLLHGYQQWQAFHPEAAEDQRVPFVRASFRAGILTPFTAYLALENPAQKAALQRKQDQVLSGKAALDVDEGESNQPTAVPLDEYIGLLVLAAVGLAAWHLRRLQPV encoded by the coding sequence ATGCGTAATCTATTGCATCCCAAGTGGCTGTTGCTGCTCAATACGGCGGCCGTTATAGTGCTGGCGCTGCTGTGCTACGGGCAGTTTGCGGTTATCCGCAGCCTGTTGCCGGCGGGTAGTGTAAGTACTTGGAGCTGGCTGGGCGGCGCATTGGCCGGGGTAGCACTAAGTACGTTAGGGTACGCGCTGGGCCAATGGCGGCGGCAGCAGGAGGTGAGCACGCTGTATTGCCTGTTGACGCTGGTGGGATACTCGGCCTTGATCTGCATCGGCGTGAGTCTGGATACGGAATTGCTACCCCGGGACGTGCCGCGCTGGATGGTGCCCACCGATCCGCTGGTGTACTTGATTACTTTCCTGATGCCCACGTTGGCTCATGCCGGCTACGCGTTGGTGGTGCGCCTCACGCCGGCAGGAAAGGACTATTCGGTACTGACCAACGTGGGACTGGCACTGGCCGCGCCGCTGAGTTGGCTCGTGCTGATTATGCTGCCCGGTGGCTTGCTGCTGGGCAGTATTCTACCCGACTGGCTCGGTAGCGGCCTGCTGGTGACGGGCTTGGTAGTAGGTACCGTGATGTTCCTGTTTTATCTGGTGCGGGTAGTATACATTCTGGACCTGCGGCGCGGCGAATATGGGCAAGAGTTCAGTCTGCTCTGGAAAATACTGCTGGGCATTGTGCTGCCGCTGCTGGGCCTGATGGTAAACAACGGGTTGTTCTGGGGCAATTTCGGCGGCACGGAAACCGGTATTTTCGGCAACTTCAGCAGTCCGTGGTTTTATGGGCTGGCGGTGCTGAACGGTATGCTGCTCTGTCTGCCGGCTAGCCCCAACCGGTGGTTGCATCTGCTGCTGCTGTTCGGGCGGAGTGTGCTGCTGGGCTATACGTTCTACTTCTTCCTGGTTTTTCTGCCGTTTCTGCCGCTGGCGTTGCTGGCCGTTATCCTTATCGGAACGGGGTTTCTGATGCTGACGCCACTGGTGTTGCTGCTGGTGCACGTGCGGGAGTTGGCGGCCGACTGGGAGCAGCTGCGGCTTGCGTTTTCGGGACGGGTGCTGCTGGTAGTGTTGCTGAGCGGTGTCTGTACGCTGCCGCTGTTCATCACGGCCCGCTACCTGGCCGACCGCCACACCCTGCACCAAGCTCTCGACTACCGCTATGCCCCCGACTATACCTGCCGGTATACCCTCAACGAACACGCACTGGCCCGCACCCTAGGCGTGGTGAAGCAGCATAAGGACCGCAACAGTGGAGGTGGGCCTTTTGGCTCGCATGTCCCGTACCTGTCGTTGTATTTCAACTGGCTGGTCCTGGATAACCTCACGCTGTCGGATACTAAAATAGCCGACCTGGAGCAGGTGTTTCTGGGCGAGTTACCAGAAAAAACCGAACAGGCCGCCCGCCCGTTTGCCGTACCCGCGCCAGCCGCGCCGGTTCTGACCGATGTCATCACCAAAAGCACTTACGACGCCCGCCAGCAGGCCTGGGTAAGCCAGGTAGAGTTGCGCGTGGCCAACACCGATACCACTCAGCGCGCCGGCGAGTACACTACTACGCTGGACCTGCCGCCCGGCTGCTGGGTAGGCGACTACTATCTGGACATGAACGGGCGTCGGGAGCATGGGATTCTGGCTGAGAAAAAGGCCGCTGCATGGGTGTATGCCCAGATTCTCAACGAAACCCAGGTCCGCGACCCAGGCCTGTTGGCTTACCGGAACAACCGTCAGTTGAGCCTGCGCGTGTACCCCGTAACAGGCCAGACTCCCCGCGTGACGGGCATGCAGCTGCTGCACAAAGAACCAGTTACGCTGCTGCTGGATGGTCGAGAGGTAAGGCTAGGCACGGCCGCCAGCGTGCCGGTTACGGTGCCGGTGGTGGCCAATGGGGGCGACGTGGTATATATGAGCGGGGCAGCTAAACAGCGCCTTCCGCTGGTACGGCGGCGACCCTATTTCCATTTTCTGCTGGATGTTTCAGAGCGCCAGCAGCAGCAAAAGCAGGCGTATGCCCGCCGTCTGGAGCAGCAGTTCGGGGCCGGAGTTCTGACGGATACAGCCACCCGCTTTACGCTGGTAGATGCCTACGCTACTCCGGTAGCGGCCGGTGCCAACTGGAAGCAGGAGCTGGCAAACCATGAGCATACTGGCGGCTTCTACCTGGATGGCGCCTTGCGCCAGCTGCTGGTACAGGCTTTCCTGCGGCCCCGTGCCACTTATCCGGTTCCCGTAGTAGTTACCGATAACCTGGCCGCTGCCGTGCTGGGGGCAGATTTAGCCGAATTCCAGGCTGCCTACCCGGAATCTGACCGGTTCTACGTGCTCGATGCCAACAGCCACCTGACGGCTCACTCGCTTCGCCACGAAGCCGGCCGGGTACTTTCTGAGGTGGCGGCGGGCACTTCCTTGCCGGCCCCGGCTTCGTTGGTGCGCGCTTGGCCCACGGCTGCCCAGCCCCAGGCGTATCTGGCCGATGATACCCTGGCCGAAATAGTGCTGGTCCACCCGGTGGCCCCAATGCGGCCGGCACTGGCGGCTGGTGGGCGCTGGCAAACGGGGCTGTTGCTGCACGGCTATCAGCAATGGCAGGCTTTCCACCCGGAGGCCGCCGAAGACCAGCGCGTTCCGTTCGTGCGGGCCAGCTTCCGGGCTGGTATTCTGACGCCCTTCACTGCGTATCTGGCCCTCGAAAACCCAGCCCAAAAAGCCGCGCTGCAACGAAAGCAGGATCAGGTGCTCAGCGGCAAAGCTGCGCTGGATGTGGATGAAGGCGAATCAAACCAACCAACTGCCGTGCCGCTGGATGAGTACATTGGGCTGTTGGTGCTGGCGGCGGTAGGCTTGGCCGCGTGGCACCTTCGGCGGCTGCAGCCGGTGTAG
- a CDS encoding TlpA disulfide reductase family protein — MPVAIEFRKAVLGAGLALAAVACQSNSTSTETPGVGAAEASGSTALTAGTWRGVLSAQGQEIPFLFDVAQDGGKPTVTLRNGEERLKLDEISSAGDSTTIRLGVFDAALVVRADGADKLKGTWVKYDGKEPYRVPFAATKGEQQLFSLEGSKAPHSSFKIAGNWATTFQDAGGESYQAVGVFQQNKEMVSGTFLTSTGDYRYLDGIVKNDTLRLSTFDGSHAFLFVAKLISSAKFLPPNNPYGFEPSKMVGDFYSGKSGHETWTAMLDPNAKLPDANALTGMKPGQKKLAFKFPSIYEGGSISPSDPKYKGKVVVVQVLGSWCPNCMDETNFLAPWYEKNKQRGVEIIGLGYERTTDQAVATKKLLKMKERMNIGYDIAVAGEANKDAASKSLPQLQQVLAFPTTIFLDKKGEVRKIHTGYSGPGTGKYYEQEVAEFNKTIDQLLAE, encoded by the coding sequence ATGCCCGTTGCCATTGAATTTCGCAAGGCAGTACTCGGGGCCGGACTCGCGCTGGCCGCGGTGGCCTGTCAGTCCAACTCTACTTCCACCGAAACTCCGGGCGTCGGCGCGGCGGAAGCCTCCGGTTCTACGGCCCTCACGGCTGGCACCTGGCGGGGCGTGCTCTCGGCCCAGGGCCAGGAAATTCCGTTTCTGTTTGATGTAGCCCAGGACGGCGGCAAGCCCACTGTAACGCTGCGCAACGGCGAGGAACGCCTCAAGCTCGACGAAATCAGCTCGGCCGGCGACTCCACCACCATCCGCCTAGGCGTATTCGATGCCGCGCTGGTGGTGCGGGCTGATGGGGCAGATAAGCTCAAAGGCACTTGGGTAAAGTACGACGGCAAGGAGCCGTACCGCGTGCCGTTTGCGGCGACCAAGGGCGAGCAGCAATTGTTCTCACTTGAAGGTAGTAAAGCCCCCCATTCGAGCTTCAAGATTGCAGGCAACTGGGCCACTACATTCCAAGATGCAGGAGGCGAGTCTTATCAGGCTGTTGGTGTTTTTCAGCAGAACAAAGAGATGGTATCGGGCACTTTCCTGACTTCAACCGGTGATTACCGCTATTTGGACGGCATCGTAAAAAACGACACACTACGTTTATCTACTTTCGATGGTAGCCACGCTTTCTTATTCGTAGCAAAACTGATAAGTAGTGCGAAGTTTCTCCCGCCAAACAATCCTTATGGGTTCGAGCCGTCGAAAATGGTGGGTGACTTCTACTCCGGCAAATCTGGCCACGAAACCTGGACCGCCATGCTCGACCCCAACGCCAAACTACCCGACGCCAACGCCCTGACCGGCATGAAGCCCGGCCAGAAAAAGCTCGCCTTCAAGTTCCCCAGCATCTACGAAGGCGGCAGCATATCCCCTTCCGACCCCAAATACAAGGGCAAAGTGGTGGTGGTGCAGGTGCTGGGCTCGTGGTGCCCTAACTGCATGGACGAAACCAACTTCCTGGCCCCCTGGTACGAGAAGAACAAGCAGCGCGGCGTGGAAATCATCGGGCTGGGCTACGAGCGCACCACCGACCAGGCCGTGGCGACCAAGAAGTTGCTGAAGATGAAGGAGCGCATGAACATCGGCTACGATATTGCCGTGGCCGGCGAGGCCAACAAGGACGCCGCCAGCAAGTCGCTGCCGCAGTTGCAGCAGGTGCTGGCTTTCCCCACCACCATTTTTCTGGACAAGAAAGGCGAGGTGCGCAAGATCCACACCGGCTACTCGGGCCCCGGCACCGGCAAGTACTACGAGCAGGAAGTAGCCGAATTCAACAAAACCATTGACCAACTGCTGGCGGAGTAA
- a CDS encoding carbonic anhydrase, which yields MTTYDEIFDNNRKWVATNTGSNANFLEHLASDQKPDYLYIGCSDSRVTAEELMGVAPGEVFVHRNVANLVNNLDLNAMSVVEYAVAHLHVKHIVVCGHYGCGGVKAAMQSKDLGIMNPWLRNIRDVYRLHHNELDAIQDADARYDRLVELNVQEQCANVIKTAVVQKSYLKRQTPIVHGWVFDLKTGLLKDLKLDYEKMLHDIQAIYNLGDEPLFTYEQDQDNPAEEIAKEAKEESERV from the coding sequence ATGACGACGTACGACGAAATCTTCGACAACAACCGCAAGTGGGTAGCCACCAACACCGGTTCCAACGCCAATTTTCTGGAGCATCTGGCCTCCGACCAGAAGCCTGATTATCTCTACATTGGGTGCAGCGACTCGCGCGTGACGGCGGAGGAACTAATGGGCGTGGCTCCGGGAGAAGTATTTGTACACCGCAACGTGGCTAATCTGGTCAATAACCTCGACCTCAACGCCATGTCGGTGGTAGAATATGCCGTGGCGCACCTGCACGTAAAACACATTGTGGTGTGCGGCCACTACGGCTGCGGTGGCGTGAAAGCGGCCATGCAGTCAAAGGATTTGGGTATCATGAACCCTTGGCTGCGTAACATCCGCGACGTATACCGCCTGCACCATAACGAGCTGGACGCCATTCAGGACGCTGATGCACGCTACGACCGGCTGGTAGAACTGAACGTGCAGGAGCAGTGTGCCAACGTCATAAAAACGGCCGTGGTGCAAAAAAGCTACCTCAAGCGCCAGACACCCATCGTACACGGCTGGGTATTTGACCTGAAAACCGGGCTGCTGAAGGATCTGAAGCTTGATTACGAAAAGATGCTGCACGATATTCAGGCCATCTATAACCTAGGCGACGAGCCCCTGTTCACTTATGAGCAGGACCAGGACAACCCCGCCGAGGAAATTGCCAAAGAAGCTAAAGAAGAATCAGAGCGGGTATAA
- a CDS encoding GNAT family N-acetyltransferase, whose translation MTHPLSLLPVPNALVPQLETPDLLLRGPQVSDLPEFTALHNDPVFYRFLGNKPQTEEEVWRRMLGQLGHWAMFGYGAWSVEEKATGRYIGSVGFFDFQRDLTPSLKGTLEAGWTIAPRLHGRGYATQALQAALAWIEPRFPQARLTCIIDPDNAASLNVARKFGFYEFARTTYHHEPIVLLERARVSPDK comes from the coding sequence ATGACGCATCCTCTAAGCCTGTTGCCTGTTCCTAACGCCTTGGTGCCCCAGCTTGAAACGCCCGATTTGCTCCTGCGCGGCCCCCAGGTTTCCGATCTGCCGGAGTTTACGGCTCTTCACAACGACCCGGTATTTTACCGCTTCCTGGGTAACAAACCGCAGACGGAGGAAGAAGTGTGGCGGCGCATGCTGGGCCAGTTGGGCCACTGGGCCATGTTCGGCTACGGGGCTTGGTCTGTTGAGGAAAAGGCTACCGGCCGCTACATTGGCTCCGTAGGCTTCTTCGATTTTCAGCGCGACCTGACGCCTTCCCTCAAGGGTACGCTGGAGGCGGGCTGGACCATTGCGCCGCGTCTGCACGGCCGAGGCTATGCCACTCAGGCCTTGCAGGCGGCTCTGGCCTGGATTGAGCCGCGCTTCCCACAGGCCCGCCTCACCTGCATCATCGACCCTGATAACGCGGCTTCCCTGAACGTGGCCCGTAAGTTTGGTTTCTACGAATTTGCCCGCACTACCTACCACCACGAGCCGATTGTGCTGCTGGAACGCGCCCGTGTCTCTCCGGATAAATAA
- a CDS encoding aconitate hydratase, with the protein MAFDLEMIKAVYAGMGSRIEAARTAVGRPLTLTEKILYAHLYGGTVSQAFERGVSYVDFAPDRVAMQDATAQMALLQFMQAGKPQAAVPSTVHCDHLIQAKEGATEDLAIANSENKEVYDFLASVSNKYGIGFWKPGAGIIHQVVLENYAFPGGMMIGTDSHTPNAGGLGMIAIGVGGADAVDVMSGMAWELKFPKVIGVKLTGKLSGWTSAKDVILKVAGILTVKGGTGAIVEYFGEGANNLSATGKGTICNMGAEIGATTSVFSYDEKMGDYLRGTGRAEIADLAAGVAAHLRADDEVLANPAEFYDQLIEINLSELEPYVNGPFTPDAAWPISQFAAAVKEHGWPEKLEVGLIGSCTNSSYEDITRAASIAKQAADKGLTVQAEYTVTPGSELVRYTVERDGLLDTFAQMGGVVLANACGPCIGQWARHTDDPKRRNSIITSFNRNFAKRNDGNPNTHAFVASPEIVTAFAIAGDLTFNPLTDTLTTKDGQQVKFDEPVGIELPPRGFAVEDAGFQAPAEDGSGVQVLVDEASDRLQLLDPFKAWEGTDLKGLRLLIKAQGKCTTDHISMAGPWLKYRGHLDNISNNMLIGATNAFNGEANSVKDQLTSGTPHGTVPQVARNYKAQGIGSVVVGDENYGEGSSREHAAMEPRHLGVRAVLVKSFARIHETNLKKQGMLALTFANKADYDLIEEDDTIDIIGLTTFAPGKPLEVRLHHSDGDTDLITVNHTYNEGQIEWFKAGSALNLIRLKESGQLA; encoded by the coding sequence ATGGCGTTTGACTTAGAAATGATCAAGGCTGTGTACGCTGGCATGGGCTCCCGCATTGAGGCCGCCCGTACCGCCGTTGGCCGCCCGCTTACCCTGACGGAGAAAATCCTGTACGCTCACCTCTACGGCGGCACGGTTTCGCAGGCGTTTGAGCGGGGCGTTTCCTACGTCGATTTCGCTCCCGACCGTGTGGCCATGCAGGATGCTACCGCCCAGATGGCGCTGCTCCAGTTCATGCAGGCCGGCAAGCCCCAGGCCGCCGTGCCCAGCACCGTACACTGCGACCACCTGATTCAGGCCAAAGAAGGCGCTACCGAAGATCTGGCCATTGCCAACTCCGAAAACAAAGAGGTATACGACTTCCTGGCTTCGGTTTCCAACAAATATGGCATCGGCTTCTGGAAGCCCGGTGCTGGTATCATCCACCAGGTGGTACTCGAAAACTACGCCTTCCCCGGCGGCATGATGATCGGTACCGACTCGCATACGCCCAACGCGGGTGGCCTTGGTATGATTGCCATTGGCGTGGGTGGTGCTGATGCCGTGGATGTAATGTCGGGCATGGCTTGGGAGCTGAAGTTCCCGAAGGTAATCGGCGTGAAACTGACCGGTAAGCTCTCGGGCTGGACTTCGGCCAAAGACGTTATCCTGAAAGTAGCCGGCATCCTGACGGTGAAAGGCGGTACCGGTGCCATCGTGGAGTACTTCGGCGAAGGAGCCAATAACCTGTCGGCTACCGGCAAAGGCACCATCTGCAACATGGGCGCTGAAATCGGGGCTACTACCTCGGTGTTCAGCTACGATGAGAAGATGGGCGACTATCTGCGTGGCACCGGCCGGGCCGAAATTGCCGACCTCGCCGCCGGTGTAGCGGCTCACCTGCGCGCCGATGACGAAGTTCTGGCCAACCCCGCTGAATTCTACGACCAGCTGATCGAAATCAACCTGTCGGAGTTGGAGCCTTACGTGAACGGCCCGTTCACGCCGGATGCCGCCTGGCCGATTTCGCAGTTCGCCGCCGCCGTAAAGGAGCACGGCTGGCCCGAGAAGCTGGAAGTAGGCCTGATTGGGTCCTGCACCAACTCCTCGTATGAGGACATCACCCGCGCCGCCAGCATTGCCAAGCAGGCGGCCGACAAGGGCCTGACCGTACAGGCCGAGTACACCGTGACGCCCGGCTCGGAGCTGGTGCGCTACACTGTGGAGCGCGACGGTTTGCTGGACACCTTCGCCCAGATGGGCGGCGTTGTGCTGGCTAACGCCTGCGGTCCGTGCATCGGCCAGTGGGCCCGTCATACCGACGACCCCAAGCGCCGCAACTCCATAATCACGAGCTTCAACCGCAACTTTGCCAAGCGCAACGACGGCAACCCGAACACCCACGCCTTCGTGGCCTCGCCCGAAATCGTGACGGCCTTCGCCATTGCCGGCGACCTGACCTTCAACCCCCTCACCGACACGCTGACCACCAAAGACGGCCAGCAGGTGAAGTTTGATGAGCCTGTAGGAATTGAGTTGCCCCCCCGTGGCTTTGCCGTGGAAGATGCCGGTTTCCAGGCGCCCGCCGAAGATGGCTCGGGTGTGCAGGTGCTGGTAGATGAGGCTTCTGACCGTCTGCAGCTGCTTGACCCGTTCAAAGCCTGGGAAGGTACCGACCTGAAAGGGTTGCGTCTGCTCATCAAGGCCCAGGGCAAGTGCACCACCGACCACATTTCGATGGCCGGCCCGTGGCTGAAATACCGCGGCCACCTGGACAACATCAGCAACAACATGCTCATCGGGGCAACCAACGCATTCAACGGCGAGGCTAACTCGGTGAAGGATCAGCTGACTTCCGGCACGCCGCACGGCACGGTGCCGCAGGTAGCCCGGAACTACAAAGCCCAGGGCATTGGCTCGGTGGTAGTAGGTGACGAGAACTACGGCGAAGGCTCATCGCGCGAGCACGCTGCCATGGAGCCCCGCCACTTGGGCGTGCGCGCCGTGTTGGTGAAGTCGTTTGCCCGGATTCACGAAACCAACCTCAAGAAGCAGGGCATGCTGGCCCTGACCTTCGCCAACAAGGCCGACTACGACCTGATTGAGGAGGACGATACTATCGACATCATCGGCCTGACCACGTTTGCCCCCGGTAAACCGCTGGAAGTACGCCTGCACCACTCCGATGGCGACACTGACCTCATCACGGTAAACCATACTTACAATGAAGGTCAGATCGAGTGGTTCAAAGCCGGTTCGGCACTGAACCTGATCCGTTTGAAAGAGTCGGGCCAGCTGGCGTAA
- a CDS encoding TIGR02117 family protein, with protein sequence MITPVVRKIAKGVAWTGGGILGAVALYLVAAAGLSVIPVAAENPDTAPDEVEAYLLSNGVHTDLVVPVRSPQMDWTRLVPYAHTPAADSTMQFVGFGWGDKGFYLDTPTWAELKPSTAVKAMFWMSTTAMHTTFHHRPTLGPDCVPLHLSRAEYTRLIQFIESSFAHDAQGRVQHIAGHSYGQHDAFYEAKRTYNLFYTCNSWANEGLKKAGQKAALWTPFDFGIFWHYR encoded by the coding sequence ATGATAACGCCGGTAGTTCGAAAAATAGCCAAAGGAGTTGCCTGGACGGGCGGTGGCATCCTGGGCGCGGTGGCCTTGTACCTGGTGGCCGCCGCCGGATTATCGGTTATTCCGGTAGCTGCCGAAAATCCGGACACTGCGCCGGATGAAGTGGAGGCCTACCTGCTCTCCAACGGTGTGCATACTGACCTGGTAGTGCCCGTGCGCAGCCCCCAGATGGACTGGACCCGGCTGGTGCCCTACGCTCATACGCCCGCCGCCGACAGTACCATGCAGTTCGTGGGCTTTGGCTGGGGAGATAAAGGCTTTTACCTCGATACGCCCACCTGGGCAGAGCTGAAGCCCAGCACCGCCGTAAAGGCTATGTTCTGGATGAGTACCACGGCCATGCACACCACTTTTCACCACCGGCCTACTTTGGGGCCCGATTGTGTGCCGCTGCACCTGAGCCGCGCCGAATATACCCGGCTGATTCAGTTTATCGAGAGCAGTTTTGCTCATGATGCGCAGGGACGCGTGCAGCACATTGCGGGCCATAGCTACGGGCAGCACGATGCTTTTTACGAGGCTAAACGCACGTACAATCTGTTCTACACCTGCAACAGTTGGGCTAACGAAGGCCTGAAAAAAGCTGGGCAGAAGGCAGCTTTATGGACGCCTTTCGACTTCGGGATTTTCTGGCATTACCGGTAG
- a CDS encoding cytochrome P450 yields MPVAAALPRVPRWRTLLGSLAMARRPIQNLDRALATHGDTVGLHLGGVRPCIVTRDPALAQHILQKNHRRYLKSDLTHGLIRYLGRGLLTNEGADWLRQRRLIQPGFHKQRLTALTQLMQAAAEQWSQSLRARLAAAGGQLRLDIHAEMTQVAFDIIARATFGTSMTDAERNRLSAILTQIQAFYVRTVRQPYLQPWFSAVGTFQRHDALSRELRELVRGYIRQRQTAPAAGAPVPDDLLQMLLDARYEDSGEPMTEDQLLDEANILLLAGHETSANALSWLFYLLARHPDAAAQVRQERSTAGLAHRAPAFAELPQLLYAQQVIQETMRLYPPAWILDRVALEDDEFRGLPIPKGTLFSIYIHGIHRHPALWPEPDAFRPERFAAGQQPPIPAYAYLPFGGGPRMCVGNHFALTEIQLVLLEALHHVEFRPVAATPAETDPLVTLRPKGPLWLDVSGVVGN; encoded by the coding sequence GTGCCAGTCGCTGCGGCTTTGCCTCGGGTGCCGCGCTGGCGCACCCTGCTGGGTTCATTGGCTATGGCCCGCCGGCCCATTCAAAACCTCGACCGTGCCCTGGCTACGCACGGCGACACGGTAGGCCTGCACTTGGGTGGCGTGCGGCCCTGCATTGTTACGCGCGACCCGGCGCTGGCCCAGCATATACTTCAGAAAAACCACCGTCGCTACCTTAAATCCGACCTCACCCACGGCCTTATTCGCTACCTGGGCCGGGGACTGCTCACCAACGAAGGTGCCGACTGGCTCCGGCAGCGCCGACTGATTCAGCCGGGTTTTCATAAGCAGCGCCTCACGGCCCTCACCCAGCTCATGCAGGCCGCTGCCGAGCAATGGAGCCAGAGCCTGCGCGCCCGTCTGGCCGCCGCCGGAGGGCAGCTCCGCCTGGATATCCACGCGGAAATGACGCAGGTGGCCTTTGATATTATTGCCCGCGCTACCTTCGGAACCAGCATGACGGACGCCGAGCGAAACCGGTTATCGGCCATTCTGACGCAGATTCAGGCATTCTATGTGCGCACCGTACGCCAGCCGTATCTGCAGCCGTGGTTTAGCGCCGTCGGCACTTTCCAGCGGCACGATGCGCTCAGCCGGGAACTGCGGGAACTAGTGCGCGGCTACATCCGGCAGCGCCAAACTGCCCCGGCTGCCGGAGCACCCGTGCCCGACGACCTGCTGCAGATGCTGCTAGATGCCCGGTATGAGGATAGTGGCGAGCCAATGACCGAGGACCAGCTGCTGGACGAAGCCAATATTCTGCTGCTGGCGGGCCACGAAACCAGTGCCAATGCGCTCAGTTGGCTGTTTTATCTGCTGGCCCGCCATCCGGACGCGGCTGCGCAGGTGCGGCAGGAGCGGAGCACGGCCGGCCTGGCCCACCGTGCCCCCGCTTTTGCCGAGCTGCCGCAGCTGCTTTACGCGCAGCAGGTGATTCAGGAAACGATGCGCCTATACCCGCCCGCCTGGATTCTGGACCGGGTGGCGCTGGAAGATGACGAGTTTCGCGGGCTGCCAATTCCCAAAGGCACGCTGTTTTCTATTTACATCCACGGTATTCATCGGCACCCAGCATTGTGGCCGGAACCCGATGCTTTTCGGCCCGAGCGGTTTGCCGCTGGTCAGCAGCCGCCCATTCCGGCTTACGCCTACCTGCCGTTCGGCGGCGGGCCGCGCATGTGCGTGGGCAACCACTTTGCCCTCACCGAAATTCAGCTGGTGCTGCTAGAGGCTCTGCACCACGTTGAGTTTCGGCCGGTTGCCGCTACGCCTGCTGAAACGGATCCGCTTGTCACGTTGCGGCCCAAGGGGCCTTTGTGGCTGGATGTATCTGGGGTGGTAGGAAATTGA